The nucleotide window AGCCGGGACCTGTTAAGCTCTGCGAGCCGCGCCACCGACGCCGTGCAGCGTCCGGGACACGAAATCAAACCCGCGTCATGTCGAATTGCGCCTTCTGGCCGGTGCCGTAGCGGCGCAGCGCGCCGTCTTCGCCGACCGCGTTGGGGCGCTGGAAGATCCAGTTCTGCCACGCCGTGAGGCGCGAGAAGATTTTCGATTCCATGGTCTCGGGACCCACGAAGCGCAAGTTCGCTTCCATGCCGGTGAGGCCGTCGGGCGAGAAGGACGTGCGCTCCTCCAGGAACACGCGGACTTCGTCGTCCCAATCGATGTCGTCGAGTGCGAAGGTGACGAGGCCGAGTTCTTCGGCCGCCTCCGCATCAAGCGTGGTGCCGATGGTGGCTTCCGCGCGCTCCAGATCGGATGGATCGGCCTGGAAGCGCGATTGCAGGCGGGTCAAGCCGTGACTCATCGGGTAGGGACCGAAATTCAGCGCGGTGAGCTGGATCGCCGGCGGCGGCCGGTTGTCGCCCTGGCGTGAGCCGATCAGCATGTAGGAGCGGTCGGCGGCGAACACGAGTTCGGCCAGCGTGCCGGCAAAGCAGGAGCCGGGCTCGACCAGCGTCACCAGCGTACGCGAGGTGACGTCGATGCGCTTCAACACGCGCTTCCAGTAATGCCTGATTTCGTTGACCAGCCAGTGCGCCTTGTTGGCTTCGAGGAAGGCGTCGCAAGCCACGACGTTGGCGGGATCGCCGTGCGACTTGAACACCAGCATCGCGATTTCGAGTTCGTTGATGCGCAAATGCAGGATCGCATCGTCAAGCTCGCGCGCCACCCGCAGCGGCCAGAACGACGCGCCCTGCCCGATCAGGCCATCGATATCGGCGGGCGGCGCGGCCTCCGGCGCCTTGATCGAAATGGTCGCGATGCGCGCGGCGCGGTCGATATCGACGCTGACAAAGCCGTAGCGGATGCCGGCCTCATCGATGGTGCGGTCGAGCGGCGCAAGCGTGATGCCCTTGCCGGTGCCGCTGCGCTTCGAGGCGGCGGCGAATTGCTTGGCGCGCTCGGCAACCTTGGCGTCCAGCTTGCTGTTCGGCGCGATCTCGTCGACCAGCCGCCAGGAAACCGCACGCTTGCCCTTGATGCCCTCCTCGATGGTGCAGAAGAAGTCGGCATGGTCGCGGCGCACCTTGCGCTTGTCGACCACGCGCGTCAGGCCGCCGGTGCCCGGCAGCACCGCGAGCAGCGGCACTTCCGGCAGCGCGACGGCAGCAGCGCCGTCATCGGCCATGATGATGTGGTCGGTCGCCAGCGCCAGTTCATAGCCGCCGCCGGCCGCCGTGCCGTTGACGACGGTGATGAAGCGCTGTCCGGAATTCTCGGATGAGTCTTCCAGGCCGTTGCGGGTCTCGTT belongs to Bradyrhizobium icense and includes:
- the boxC gene encoding 2,3-epoxybenzoyl-CoA dihydrolase, which gives rise to MAGEDRVLAGGAKYIDFQTDPSRYRHWKLAVEGEVATLTMDVDENAGLFEGYQLKLNSYDLGVDIELADAVQRLRFEHPEVKVVVMRSGKNRVFCAGANIRMLAGATHAHKVNFCKFTNETRNGLEDSSENSGQRFITVVNGTAAGGGYELALATDHIIMADDGAAAVALPEVPLLAVLPGTGGLTRVVDKRKVRRDHADFFCTIEEGIKGKRAVSWRLVDEIAPNSKLDAKVAERAKQFAAASKRSGTGKGITLAPLDRTIDEAGIRYGFVSVDIDRAARIATISIKAPEAAPPADIDGLIGQGASFWPLRVARELDDAILHLRINELEIAMLVFKSHGDPANVVACDAFLEANKAHWLVNEIRHYWKRVLKRIDVTSRTLVTLVEPGSCFAGTLAELVFAADRSYMLIGSRQGDNRPPPAIQLTALNFGPYPMSHGLTRLQSRFQADPSDLERAEATIGTTLDAEAAEELGLVTFALDDIDWDDEVRVFLEERTSFSPDGLTGMEANLRFVGPETMESKIFSRLTAWQNWIFQRPNAVGEDGALRRYGTGQKAQFDMTRV